The following nucleotide sequence is from Longimicrobium sp..
CTCTTCTCCTTCCTGGTGCGCACCGTGGGCGGCATACACGAGGAGTGCACGCGCCCCGAGCTGCTGGCGTGCGCGCACCGCCTCTTCCGCGCCATCGCCGTCATCCAGCAGGTGACCACCACCCACTACCTGCGCCTGGCCGCCGAGCGGGTGAACGAGCGCGAGGAGCGGCTGCGCGGCTTCAACCGCATGGTGTCGCACGAGCTCAAGAACCGCATCGGCGCCGTGCTGGGCGCGGGGCAGCTCCTGGCCGACCCCGACATCTCGGCCGACCCGGCGCGGCGGGATCGCTTCGCGCGCATCGTGGTGGAGAACGCGCAGGCCATGCAGGGCGCGCTGGAGAACCTCATCGAGCTCTCGCGGATGGACCCGGGGATGCGCCGCCAGCGCAACGTGGTGCTCCCCAGCGTGGTGGCCGAGGTGGCGCGGCAGCTCCGCGAGATGGCGCAGTCGGCGGGGGTGGAGGTGCGCATCGATCCCGAGATGCCGCAGGTGGAGGTCAACGCGGCGGCGGTGGAGCTGGCGCTCACCAACTACCTGTCCAACGCCATCAAGTACTCCGACCCCGCGGCCGCCCCGCGCTGGGTGCGCATCGGCGGGACTCTGGCGCCGGGCGGCGAGCTGGTGGTGGAGGTGGAGGACAACGGGCTGGGCGTGCCGCCGGAGATGCGCGGCGAGCTCTTCACCCGCTTCTTTCGCGCGCACGGCGAAACGGTGACCGGCATCGAGGGTACCGGGCTGGGGCTGAGCATCGTGCGCGAGACGGCCGAGGCGCTCGGCGGGCGGGCGTGGGCGGAGTTCGACCGGCCCGCGGGGTCGCGCTTCCTTCTCTCGCTCCCATCGCGCCGCGCCGCGGACCGCCAGGCGGCACTTCCCCAGGCGGACGGGGATGGGTAGCTTTGCGGCACCCTCCCGCGGCCTCGCATGCCGGCGCCGGTCGAAGCGCTCGAACAGCAGGGCTCACGCGGAGACGCGGAGGCGCAGAGAGAGCCCTCTTCCGCGCCTCCGCGTCTCCGCGTGAGATCGCGGTTCCCACCTGAACGAGTATCTGCTTACATGTCAGAATCTACGGTCCTGGACGCGGGGCGCCGCAC
It contains:
- a CDS encoding sensor histidine kinase; protein product: MEININCRLAAALAGRMREAREDLTRRWLERIVARVEIDPNHVFPTDDLLNHVPLLMDRIADYMEDPADEISADGPVTAKAIELGELRYSQGFDAHQILKEYEILGGVLFSFLVRTVGGIHEECTRPELLACAHRLFRAIAVIQQVTTTHYLRLAAERVNEREERLRGFNRMVSHELKNRIGAVLGAGQLLADPDISADPARRDRFARIVVENAQAMQGALENLIELSRMDPGMRRQRNVVLPSVVAEVARQLREMAQSAGVEVRIDPEMPQVEVNAAAVELALTNYLSNAIKYSDPAAAPRWVRIGGTLAPGGELVVEVEDNGLGVPPEMRGELFTRFFRAHGETVTGIEGTGLGLSIVRETAEALGGRAWAEFDRPAGSRFLLSLPSRRAADRQAALPQADGDG